The following proteins are co-located in the Massilia litorea genome:
- the aroC gene encoding chorismate synthase, whose product MSGNSFGKLFSVTTFGESHGPAIGCVIDGCPPGMLLSEADIQSDLDRRKPGTSRHVTQRQEADRVQILSGVYEGVTTGTPIALLIQNEDQRSKDYGNIADTFRPGHADYTYWHKYGVRDPRGGGRSSARLTAPVVGAGAVAKKWLRERYGIGFAGCMRQLGEIEIPFGGWEHVPNNPFFAATDDAALLARMEAYMDDLRRAGDSIGARIDVVATGVPVGFGQPIYDKLDADIAYAMMGINAVKGVEIGAGFNAVVQKGSEHGDELTPEGFVGNQAGGVLGGISTGQDITVSLAIKPTSSIRVPRRSIDKTGAPAMVETFGRHDPCVGIRATPIAEAMLALVLIDHALMHRAQCGDVHVDTPRI is encoded by the coding sequence ATGTCTGGTAATTCCTTCGGCAAGCTCTTCTCAGTCACCACCTTCGGCGAATCGCACGGTCCCGCGATCGGCTGCGTCATCGATGGCTGTCCGCCGGGCATGCTTCTCAGCGAAGCGGACATCCAGTCCGATCTCGACCGCCGCAAGCCCGGTACCTCGCGCCACGTGACCCAGCGCCAGGAAGCGGACCGGGTGCAGATCCTGTCGGGCGTGTATGAAGGCGTCACCACCGGCACCCCGATCGCGCTGCTGATCCAGAACGAAGACCAGCGCAGCAAGGACTACGGCAACATCGCCGATACCTTCCGTCCCGGCCACGCCGACTACACCTACTGGCACAAGTACGGCGTGCGCGATCCGCGCGGCGGCGGCCGTTCATCGGCGCGCCTGACGGCGCCCGTGGTCGGCGCCGGCGCCGTCGCCAAGAAATGGCTGCGCGAGCGCTACGGCATCGGATTCGCCGGCTGCATGCGCCAACTGGGCGAGATCGAGATCCCGTTCGGCGGCTGGGAGCATGTGCCGAACAATCCCTTCTTCGCCGCCACCGATGATGCCGCGCTGCTGGCGCGGATGGAAGCCTACATGGACGACCTGCGCCGTGCCGGCGACTCGATCGGCGCGCGCATCGACGTCGTCGCAACCGGCGTGCCGGTCGGCTTCGGCCAGCCGATCTACGACAAGCTCGACGCCGACATCGCCTACGCGATGATGGGGATTAACGCGGTCAAGGGCGTCGAGATCGGCGCCGGCTTCAATGCGGTCGTGCAGAAGGGTTCCGAGCACGGCGACGAACTCACGCCCGAGGGTTTTGTGGGCAACCAGGCCGGCGGGGTGCTGGGCGGGATCTCGACCGGGCAGGACATCACGGTCTCGCTGGCGATCAAGCCGACTTCCTCGATCCGCGTGCCGCGCCGTTCGATCGACAAGACGGGCGCGCCGGCCATGGTCGAAACCTTCGGCCGCCACGACCCCTGCGTGGGCATCCGCGCGACGCCGATCGCCGAAGCGATGCTGGCGCTGGTGCTGATCGACCACGCGCTGATGCACCGTGCGCAGTGCGGCGACGTGCACGTCGATACGCCGCGGATCTGA
- a CDS encoding CBS domain-containing protein — protein sequence MKVSEILQVKGNILYTVTPETLLADAVNTMSEKDIGSLVVMEYGDLVGMLTFREVIKVLHANGGALGAGTVRKHMDEAPITVTPETEVNEVRRMMLEKHARYLPVMDAKTLLGVISFYDVARAVLEAQSFENRMLKAYIRDWPAEQAAED from the coding sequence ATGAAAGTCTCAGAAATCCTGCAGGTGAAGGGCAACATCCTTTATACGGTGACTCCCGAAACCCTGCTCGCCGACGCCGTCAATACGATGTCGGAAAAGGACATTGGTTCCCTGGTGGTCATGGAGTATGGCGACCTCGTCGGCATGCTGACTTTCCGCGAAGTGATCAAGGTACTGCACGCCAACGGCGGCGCACTCGGCGCCGGCACCGTGCGCAAGCACATGGACGAGGCGCCGATCACGGTCACCCCTGAAACCGAGGTGAACGAAGTGCGGCGCATGATGCTGGAGAAGCATGCGCGCTACCTGCCGGTGATGGACGCCAAGACGCTGCTGGGCGTGATCTCGTTCTACGACGTCGCGCGCGCGGTGCTGGAGGCGCAGAGTTTCGAGAACCGGATGCTGAAGGCGTATATCCGCGATTGGCCGGCGGAGCAGGCGGCCGAGGATTAA
- a CDS encoding GGDEF/EAL domain-containing response regulator, producing the protein MPASMSPGVAFDAHDDLIFLDEAPLPHQHAGRAGTPGWRILVVDDDADVHSTTTFALAGLEVQDRPLEFLHAFSASEARALLAREPDIAVILLDVVMEQPDAGLHLVRHVRETLGMLDVRIILRTGQPGYTPEMEAIRDLDINDYRTKSELTRTKLYTTVAAAVRAYQQLHALGVGRVGLERIVHAGTELMRLHGARDVARSVLQQAAALLGQEANGVLCARDARGLRVLGGAGSGLDLEQRILDAQHHAPFSGAVNRALAERRPEFTPTCLALYFPGKSGRDFAAAIPLAQPVSDGNKRLLHVFASVVSVSLDNLELVGRLNNAAFFDPLTSLPNRTQLVEDLDAAVANEGGSEATLTLVDLDHFAETNDALGHQFGDQLLVTVAQRLQTQLDPRLKVARIGGDIFAVLGMGSLNTPEAIHALFRAPFSIDGQDVQISSTLGLVRLEEHDGSGADALKDADIALKRAKSQQRGGHFYFSRSMGVEIRERVRLMHALRSGVQRKELFLAYQPQVDLGTGRPFGAEALLRWRLEDGTMIPPDRFIPIAEYSGLIVEIGAWVLREACAELMRLRAAGYLDFTMSVNVSQAQFRHPQFVEVLRRALEDSGAPPEFIELEITESMAMEEPQLLAEMLAQVKRTGVSIAIDDFGTGFSSLSHLQRLKVDRLKIDRAFVTEITGSARGSSIAAMIIQLGRNLGLSVIAEGVEDERQAQILHALGCPLAQGYLFSRPLSPQGLLEWLGAQGVGDAA; encoded by the coding sequence ATGCCCGCATCGATGTCGCCCGGGGTCGCGTTCGACGCGCACGACGACCTGATCTTCCTGGATGAGGCGCCGCTTCCGCACCAGCATGCAGGCCGGGCCGGCACGCCCGGCTGGCGCATCCTCGTCGTCGACGACGACGCCGACGTCCACTCGACCACGACCTTCGCGCTGGCCGGCCTGGAAGTGCAGGACCGCCCGCTCGAATTCCTGCACGCCTTCTCGGCGAGCGAGGCGCGCGCCCTGCTGGCGCGCGAACCCGATATCGCCGTGATCCTGCTCGACGTCGTCATGGAGCAACCCGATGCCGGCCTGCACCTGGTACGCCACGTGCGCGAGACGCTCGGCATGCTGGACGTCCGCATCATCCTGCGCACCGGCCAGCCGGGCTACACGCCCGAGATGGAAGCGATCCGCGACCTCGACATCAACGACTACCGCACCAAGTCCGAGCTCACCCGCACCAAGCTGTACACGACCGTGGCCGCCGCCGTGCGCGCCTACCAGCAGCTGCACGCGCTGGGTGTCGGCCGCGTGGGGCTGGAGCGCATCGTCCACGCCGGCACCGAGCTGATGCGCCTGCACGGCGCGCGCGACGTCGCCCGTTCGGTGCTGCAGCAGGCGGCCGCCCTGCTCGGCCAGGAAGCGAACGGCGTGCTGTGCGCGCGCGACGCCAGGGGCTTGCGCGTGCTCGGCGGCGCCGGCAGCGGGCTCGATCTCGAGCAGCGCATCCTCGACGCCCAGCACCATGCTCCCTTCAGCGGCGCCGTCAACCGCGCCCTGGCCGAGCGCCGTCCCGAATTCACGCCCACCTGCCTGGCGCTCTACTTCCCCGGCAAATCCGGGCGCGACTTCGCCGCCGCCATCCCGCTCGCACAACCGGTCAGCGACGGCAACAAGCGCCTGCTGCACGTATTCGCCAGCGTGGTGTCGGTCAGCCTCGACAACCTGGAACTGGTCGGGCGCCTGAACAACGCGGCCTTCTTCGATCCGCTGACCAGCCTGCCGAACCGCACGCAGCTGGTCGAGGACCTCGACGCCGCGGTGGCGAACGAAGGCGGATCCGAGGCCACGCTGACCCTGGTCGACCTCGATCATTTCGCCGAAACCAACGACGCCCTCGGCCACCAGTTCGGCGACCAGCTGCTGGTCACCGTCGCGCAGCGCCTGCAGACGCAGCTCGACCCGCGCCTGAAAGTCGCGCGCATCGGCGGCGACATCTTCGCGGTGCTGGGGATGGGAAGCCTGAACACCCCGGAAGCGATCCACGCCCTGTTCCGCGCGCCCTTCTCGATCGACGGCCAGGACGTGCAGATTTCAAGCACCCTCGGCCTGGTGCGCCTGGAAGAACACGACGGCAGCGGCGCCGACGCCCTGAAGGATGCGGACATCGCCCTGAAGCGCGCGAAGTCGCAGCAGCGCGGCGGCCACTTCTATTTTTCGCGCAGCATGGGTGTCGAGATCCGCGAGCGGGTACGCCTGATGCACGCCCTGCGCAGCGGCGTCCAGCGCAAGGAACTCTTCCTCGCCTACCAGCCGCAGGTCGACCTGGGGACCGGGCGCCCCTTCGGCGCCGAAGCGCTGCTGCGCTGGCGGCTGGAGGACGGCACGATGATCCCGCCGGACCGCTTCATCCCGATCGCCGAATACTCGGGCCTCATCGTCGAGATCGGCGCCTGGGTGCTGCGCGAAGCCTGCGCCGAACTGATGCGCCTGCGCGCCGCCGGCTACCTCGATTTCACGATGTCGGTGAACGTGTCGCAGGCCCAGTTCCGCCATCCGCAATTCGTCGAGGTGCTGCGCCGCGCGCTGGAAGACAGCGGCGCCCCGCCCGAATTCATCGAACTCGAAATCACCGAATCGATGGCGATGGAAGAACCGCAGTTGCTGGCCGAGATGCTGGCCCAGGTCAAGCGCACCGGGGTGTCGATCGCGATCGACGATTTCGGCACCGGTTTCTCGTCGCTGTCGCACCTGCAGCGCCTGAAAGTCGACCGCCTCAAAATCGACCGCGCCTTCGTCACCGAGATCACGGGTTCCGCACGCGGCAGCAGCATCGCCGCGATGATCATCCAGCTCGGGCGCAACCTGGGCTTGTCGGTGATCGCGGAAGGGGTCGAGGACGAGCGCCAGGCGCAGATCCTGCACGCGCTGGGCTGCCCGCTGGCGCAGGGCTACCTGTTCTCGCGGCCCTTGTCGCCGCAGGGATTACTCGAGTGGCTGGGCGCGCAGGGCGTCGGCGACGCCGCGTGA
- a CDS encoding HDOD domain-containing protein has protein sequence MTPLMNERAPAADATLALLWERIRRQGDMPGFTRAINAILASMRGEDEREFSMTQTVLSDPVLTQKVLRLANSGMYSAFGQRINTVSKAVLVLGTEAIGHLALGLKLIEELAKSTPDSAHAHVEMEKAVLAGMVAQQVAASAATRDPEEAVVCSILHSLGRMMVTFYMPERWARMREIAGAGCEDNAAQAVLGLPLEALGRATAEHWGLPRNLVAGMRTLEPGERAEGFGHDDWLAALGTMSTRCANSLWNDDEAGATQVAELAQAFAPMLGVEPERMLVAIAKAKREVQADLTIAPLAKPQETQARVEQVARKREAGNRILMSGAADMRDAGVAVNPGQMMSMALETIFQGLSFTRAFAFLRNRREGKYLARMGFGSAARALMPNLSFDDAYGADVFHAALTSDRVIFIENARDEKFAAKLPGWWRGTLSEARCFVVIPLCLNGQPVGFIYGDWDDTFPSISLSQTEFSLLNDLRSLVVRAIERRTQSELAAAGKA, from the coding sequence ATGACGCCACTTATGAATGAACGCGCGCCAGCAGCCGACGCCACCCTTGCCCTGCTGTGGGAGCGTATCCGCCGCCAGGGCGACATGCCCGGCTTCACGCGCGCCATCAATGCCATCCTGGCGTCGATGCGCGGCGAGGACGAGCGCGAATTCTCGATGACGCAGACCGTGCTGTCGGACCCGGTCCTGACGCAGAAGGTACTCAGGCTCGCCAACAGCGGCATGTACTCGGCCTTCGGCCAGCGCATCAACACGGTCTCGAAGGCGGTGCTGGTGCTCGGCACCGAGGCGATCGGCCATCTGGCGCTTGGTCTGAAGCTGATCGAGGAACTGGCGAAGAGCACGCCCGATTCGGCGCATGCACACGTCGAGATGGAAAAGGCCGTGCTGGCCGGGATGGTGGCCCAGCAGGTGGCCGCCAGCGCCGCCACGCGCGACCCCGAGGAAGCCGTGGTCTGCTCGATCCTGCATTCGCTGGGCCGGATGATGGTGACCTTCTACATGCCGGAGCGCTGGGCGCGCATGCGCGAGATCGCCGGCGCCGGCTGCGAGGACAATGCGGCGCAGGCAGTTCTCGGGCTGCCGCTCGAGGCACTGGGCCGCGCCACCGCCGAACACTGGGGCCTGCCGCGCAACCTGGTGGCGGGCATGCGTACGCTCGAGCCGGGCGAACGCGCCGAAGGCTTCGGCCATGACGACTGGCTCGCTGCCCTCGGCACCATGTCGACGCGCTGCGCAAACTCGCTCTGGAACGACGACGAGGCGGGCGCCACCCAGGTGGCCGAGCTGGCGCAAGCCTTCGCGCCGATGCTGGGCGTGGAGCCGGAACGGATGCTCGTTGCGATCGCCAAGGCGAAGCGCGAAGTGCAGGCCGACCTGACCATTGCGCCGCTCGCCAAGCCCCAGGAAACGCAGGCCCGCGTCGAGCAGGTGGCGCGCAAGCGCGAAGCCGGCAACCGGATCCTGATGAGCGGCGCGGCCGACATGCGCGACGCGGGTGTCGCCGTCAATCCGGGCCAGATGATGTCGATGGCGCTCGAGACCATCTTCCAGGGCCTGTCGTTTACGCGCGCCTTTGCTTTTCTGCGCAACCGGCGCGAGGGAAAATACCTGGCGCGCATGGGCTTCGGCTCGGCTGCCCGTGCCCTGATGCCGAACCTGAGTTTCGACGATGCCTATGGCGCCGACGTGTTCCATGCCGCGCTCACCAGCGACCGCGTGATCTTCATCGAGAATGCGCGCGACGAGAAATTCGCCGCCAAGCTGCCCGGCTGGTGGCGCGGCACCCTGTCCGAAGCGCGCTGCTTCGTCGTGATCCCGCTGTGCCTGAACGGCCAGCCCGTGGGCTTCATCTATGGCGACTGGGACGACACCTTCCCGTCGATCAGCCTGAGCCAGACGGAGTTTTCGCTGCTGAACGACCTGCGCTCGCTGGTCGTGCGCGCGATCGAGCGCCGCACGCAGTCCGAACTGGCGGCGGCCGGCAAGGCCTGA